The following are from one region of the Aequoribacter fuscus genome:
- the gltX gene encoding glutamate--tRNA ligase translates to MTTVRTRIAPSPTGDPHVGTAYIALFNLCFARQHGGQFILRIEDTDQVRSTRESEQAILDSLRWLGLDWDEGPDVGGDCGPYRQSERSELYVQYAEQLLQSGKAFRCYRTPEELEELRQQRRESGLSTALKPSDLTLDEAEVARREAAGMPSVIRMVVPEEEGSCEVHDLLRGTVSLDWSMVDAQILMKSDGLPTYHLANVVDDHLMGITHVLRGEEWLNSAPKHQLLYQYFGWEMPVLCHLPLLRNPDKSKLSKRKNPTSILYYERMGYLPEVLLNYLGRMGWSMPDEREKFSLTEMQDAFDIQRVSLGGPIFDLAKLRWLNGLWIREDLSQEALAQRLVEWALNGDNLARVLPHVHKRLETLSDFIPTVAFLASGDLPLTADAFADTKTDTETQVKYLQFALWRLEGLRTWERDAIWNGVKALADASEVKIKDFLAPLFIAIAGSSSSFSVVDSMHLLGPDMTRARLRNAIELLGGVSKKAAKRLEKEYAAIA, encoded by the coding sequence ATGACTACTGTGCGCACTCGCATTGCTCCATCGCCTACTGGGGATCCTCACGTAGGCACAGCTTATATCGCACTCTTTAATTTGTGTTTTGCCCGCCAACATGGCGGGCAGTTTATTTTGCGCATTGAAGATACCGACCAAGTGCGCAGCACCCGCGAATCAGAACAAGCCATTCTAGACAGCTTGCGCTGGCTGGGTTTGGATTGGGATGAAGGTCCAGATGTTGGGGGTGATTGCGGACCGTACCGTCAAAGTGAACGGTCGGAGCTGTATGTGCAATACGCGGAACAATTGCTTCAAAGCGGAAAAGCCTTTCGATGCTATCGCACGCCCGAAGAGCTTGAAGAGCTGCGTCAGCAACGCCGTGAATCTGGCTTAAGCACGGCACTCAAACCGTCTGATTTAACGTTAGACGAGGCCGAAGTCGCGCGTCGTGAAGCTGCGGGGATGCCCTCGGTGATTCGTATGGTGGTCCCTGAGGAAGAGGGCAGTTGCGAAGTGCATGATCTACTGCGTGGCACCGTCTCATTGGATTGGAGCATGGTGGACGCTCAAATCTTGATGAAGTCTGACGGGTTACCTACGTACCACCTAGCGAATGTTGTCGATGACCATTTGATGGGCATTACCCATGTTTTGCGTGGCGAGGAGTGGTTGAATTCAGCACCCAAGCATCAGTTGTTGTACCAGTATTTTGGCTGGGAAATGCCGGTCCTGTGCCATTTACCCCTACTGCGTAACCCCGATAAGTCGAAGTTGAGCAAACGCAAAAACCCAACCAGTATTTTGTACTACGAGCGCATGGGGTATTTGCCCGAGGTTTTGCTCAATTACCTGGGTCGTATGGGCTGGTCTATGCCCGACGAACGCGAAAAGTTTTCGCTCACCGAAATGCAGGACGCCTTTGATATTCAACGTGTGTCTTTGGGTGGTCCAATCTTTGACTTGGCGAAGTTGCGTTGGTTGAACGGTCTGTGGATTCGTGAAGACCTAAGTCAGGAAGCCTTGGCTCAGCGTTTGGTTGAGTGGGCCTTAAATGGTGATAACTTAGCTCGTGTGCTACCCCACGTGCACAAACGTTTGGAAACCTTGAGCGACTTTATTCCTACGGTTGCCTTTTTGGCCTCGGGTGATTTGCCTTTAACTGCAGACGCCTTTGCAGATACTAAAACGGATACCGAAACCCAAGTGAAGTATCTGCAGTTTGCATTGTGGCGGTTGGAAGGTCTGCGCACCTGGGAACGAGATGCGATTTGGAATGGGGTGAAAGCGTTAGCGGATGCCAGCGAAGTTAAAATCAAAGACTTTTTGGCACCCTTGTTCATCGCTATTGCGGGATCGAGCAGTTCGTTCTCGGTGGTTGATTCGATGCATTTGTTGGGGCCCGACATGACACGTGCGCGACTTCGTAATGCGATCGAGTTGCTAGGCGGTGTCTCTAAAAAAGCTGCTAAACGGTTAGAAAAGGAATATGCGGCAATTGCATGA
- a CDS encoding amidohydrolase family protein, translated as MKIKTLWGLGLVTALAAPFCLAAPTAITGANIVNSQGAIEEGVTIIVDQGTIQAMGENIPVTDEMDIIDAEGRWVTSGFVAASGNLGLEEVGAVGDSVDTRTKHAQLTAAFEVADAFNAASTLIPVARTEGITSALIMPSLSNDGDEGGYDRIFAGTAALADLSGQLESIRVRSAAVVAYLGDRGKDAAGGSRAAAVAGLRAALEAGKLYNASGTVTKRYTLPEALEGAPFSVEDVQQFALVESGKLPLLVHADRVADIAQALKIQQQFGIRMAIIGGAEAWKLAAPLAQANIGVILNGENNLPVSFDHLGARLDSAAILSRAGVEIAFSGENATTHNARNMRQVAGLAVAHGLQWEQAIRALSRSAAGLLGFDADVGQLQAGAIADLVVWDGDPLELDTYPSHVFIRGEVMDLSNRQTKLRDRYLDLKSELPPAYR; from the coding sequence ATGAAGATCAAAACACTATGGGGTCTGGGTTTGGTAACAGCCTTAGCAGCACCATTCTGCTTGGCTGCACCCACGGCGATTACCGGTGCAAATATCGTTAATTCACAGGGAGCCATTGAAGAGGGCGTCACGATTATCGTCGATCAAGGTACGATTCAAGCGATGGGCGAAAACATTCCCGTCACAGACGAGATGGATATTATTGATGCCGAGGGTCGTTGGGTCACCTCTGGGTTTGTGGCAGCCTCGGGTAATCTGGGGCTAGAGGAGGTGGGGGCGGTTGGTGACAGCGTCGATACTCGCACGAAACACGCGCAGTTAACCGCAGCATTTGAAGTAGCCGATGCCTTCAATGCGGCATCGACACTGATTCCCGTAGCGCGTACCGAGGGTATTACCTCGGCCTTGATAATGCCGTCTTTGAGTAACGACGGTGATGAGGGCGGCTATGACCGAATCTTTGCGGGTACCGCTGCTCTGGCAGATTTGAGTGGACAACTCGAGTCTATTCGCGTGCGCTCGGCGGCAGTGGTGGCCTACCTTGGTGACCGTGGCAAAGACGCTGCCGGCGGTTCGCGTGCGGCTGCAGTCGCGGGGTTGCGGGCGGCTCTTGAGGCCGGAAAGCTCTACAATGCATCTGGTACGGTAACTAAACGTTATACCTTGCCCGAGGCACTGGAGGGCGCACCGTTCTCTGTTGAGGATGTCCAGCAATTCGCCTTGGTCGAAAGTGGCAAGTTGCCTCTGCTCGTGCATGCAGATCGGGTCGCGGATATTGCGCAAGCGCTGAAAATTCAGCAGCAATTTGGTATTCGTATGGCCATTATTGGCGGCGCTGAGGCGTGGAAATTGGCGGCGCCGCTGGCGCAAGCAAATATTGGTGTCATTTTAAACGGGGAAAATAACTTACCTGTTAGCTTTGACCACTTAGGTGCCCGCCTCGACAGTGCGGCTATCTTGAGTCGAGCCGGGGTCGAAATCGCGTTCAGTGGCGAAAATGCGACGACGCATAATGCCCGAAATATGCGACAAGTTGCTGGTTTAGCCGTGGCGCATGGCTTGCAGTGGGAGCAGGCAATCCGTGCGTTATCGCGGTCGGCTGCCGGTTTGCTTGGTTTTGACGCGGATGTGGGGCAGTTACAAGCGGGCGCTATTGCCGACTTGGTCGTGTGGGATGGCGATCCACTAGAGCTTGATACCTACCCTAGCCATGTCTTTATCCGAGGCGAGGTCATGGACCTGAGTAACCGTCAGACCAAGCTGCGCGACCGCTACCTTGATTTAAAGTCTGAATTGCCGCCCGCTTATCGATAA